The following nucleotide sequence is from Bacteroidota bacterium.
GTTCAGCAAAAGGGTGTTGTTCAAAAACTAAATATCCGTGTTTACAATAAAAGCAATAAAGCGATTGAGAATGGTACCATACGCTTAACGATAAACAATAAACAAACCGGTATAGCGAGCTTTAATGCGGACGCACAAAGTAAAACCGAAACGCAATTAACATTTGAGTGTAAGGAAGAAGGATTTAATTTTTGTTCGTTAAAACTGGATGATTATCCTATAACATTTGATGATGAATTATTTTTCACTTTCAATTCTAAATTAAACATACAGGCTTTGGTAATAAACGGAAAGTCTAGCGAAACAGGTCCTTACTTTAAATCATTAATGCAATCGGATAGTTTATTTAGCTTTTACGAAAACAACGAGTTGTCTATTGATTATGGCTTGTTTGCCAAAGCGAATCTCATTATTCTGAATGAAGTTGAAAATTTCAGCAGTGGCTTAATTTCTGAAATTAATAAGTATATGCAGTCAGGCGGACATCTGGTTTTAATTCCTGCCAAAAAAATGGAAGCTTCAAATTACGGTGAATTTTATAAAGCACTTTCATTGCCTGCCCCCGGAAATACTGACACTACTACCTTGAAGGTTGAAAAAACAGATTTCAAAACCGGATTTTACGAAGGTGTATTTGATAAAATAGATGAACGCATCGACCTCCCTGTCATTAAAAAACGTTACATAACGAATTTATCAAGTCGAAGTAATTTAAAGCCGATTTTAAAATTAATGAATGGGGAAACCTGGCTGGGCGAACTCGACAATAATACTTCCAAATTATATTTGTTTAGTGGTCCGCTTGATGTTGCCAGCAGTAATTTTTGTAAACACGCCTTATTTGTACCAACGATTTATAAAATGGCCATTAATAGTTTAAAAGCGGTACCGCCCTACTATTACACGCAAAATAATTCCGTGATTCAGATAAATCCTATCAGCAACAAAGGCGACGAACCGTTTCATTTAAAATCGTTGAATAACAAATCTGATGTTATTCCGGAAATCCGAGTTGGAAATAACCGCCTAAACATTTTTACGCAAGGACAGATTGTTGAACCCGGCTTTTACAACTTAACACTGCAGACTCAAACCTTGCAAGCACTTGCTTTTAATTTTAATCGTCTGGAATCGGGATTGGAGTTTTACACCAACGACGAAATGGAAAACAATCTGGGTGAAAATCATTTAGTTTCGTATAAGACGATTATTGCAGGTGAAAAAACGCTCACAAGTTCTGTAGCTGAAATAAGCGGTAACACCAAACTTTGGAAATTATTTGTTATTTTAACCTTGATTTTTGTAGCGATAGAAATAGCCTTAATCCGATTTTTAAAATGAACGTATTAATTAAACAAGCCAAAATTATCTGCCCAAGTAGCAGCTGCCATAATAAAACAATGGATGTGCTAATTGAAAACGGCAACATTTCTCAAATTAAAAAAAGCATTACCGCTTCGGGTGTAAAAACTATTGAAGAGGATGGCTTACTACTTTCTTTGGGATGGTTTGATATGCAAGCTAACTTATGCGATCCGGGCTATGAGCATAAAGAAGATTTGGAGAGTGGATTAAAAGCCGCAGCCGCAGGAGGATTTACAGGTGTTGCAGTAATGAGCGGAACCAATCCTCCTTTACACAATAAAGCTCAAGTTGAGTATCTTTTGAACCGCAGTAAAAACAGTTTAACGGATGTATACCCTGTTGGAACTTTAAGTCAGAATCAGGAAGGCAAAGACTTATCGGAAATGTACGATATGAAATTAGCAGGCGCTGTAGCGTTTGGTGATTATAAAAATCCGATAAAAGATGCCGGTTTAATTTTACGCGCGTTACAATACACTACTAACATCAACAGCTTTATTATTACTCATTGTGATGATAAAAGTATTTCTCATGGCGGACAAATGAATGAAGGCGAAACATCCACCATGTTAGGCTTAAAAGGAATTCCTGCGCTTGCCGAAGAAATCATGTTGCAAAGAAATATTTCAGTACTCGAATATGCAGGAGGAAAAATGCACGTTCCTACTATCAGCACAAAAGGAAGTGTGGAGTTAATTAAAAAAGCGAAGGCGAACGATTTAAATATTACGTGTGGAGTAGCCGCTCATAATTTATTACTGGATGATACAGCTTTAGTTGATTTCGACACGAATTATAAAGTGAATCCTCCATTAAGAAATAAAAAAGATGTTGAAGCTCTTCGCAAAGCCGTGGAGAATGGCATTATCGATGTAGTAGTGAGTGATCATCATCCGCAAGACATCGAGTGCAAAGATTTAGAATTCGATTTAGCAGACAACGGTATCATTGCTTTACAAACTGCCTATGTAAGCGCATTAACAGGATTAAAAGGTGAAGCGGAAAAATTAGTGGAAGCTTTGAGTATTAATCCGCGTAAAATTTTAGGATTAGAATTACCAAAAATAGAGGAAGGTGAAAAAGCTAATCTAACCCTATTCACTGTTACAGGTGAAACCAAACTTACCGAGAAAGACATTTATTCGAAGTCGAAAAACACACCTTTCCTTGGAAAATCATTACAAGGAAAAGTGGTTGGCTGCATCAATAATAATAAAGGGTGCTGGAATTAAATAAAGGCTAATTTATATTTAGCTTTTTCTCTGCTTGTACTATCTTTAAACGCATAGAATAAATGTTTGTATCCTTTTCTGGAATAAGAATAAACAAACACACCGTATCCTAGCATTTCTTTTTCTATTAAGTTTGTTTCGTTATTTACATACCAAGCCTCGTAGAATTTAATCAAATTGATATTATTAGGTATTGAGATGGAGTCGCAAGCCCAAATTGTTTTGATAGTTTCCTTTCCCTTTGAATCAAATTCGGAAAAAACAACACTGTCACATTCCATCATTCTTTGAGCCACTTCATCTCGCGTTAAAGGCTTATCATTTATATTCCAAA
It contains:
- a CDS encoding dihydroorotase, giving the protein MNVLIKQAKIICPSSSCHNKTMDVLIENGNISQIKKSITASGVKTIEEDGLLLSLGWFDMQANLCDPGYEHKEDLESGLKAAAAGGFTGVAVMSGTNPPLHNKAQVEYLLNRSKNSLTDVYPVGTLSQNQEGKDLSEMYDMKLAGAVAFGDYKNPIKDAGLILRALQYTTNINSFIITHCDDKSISHGGQMNEGETSTMLGLKGIPALAEEIMLQRNISVLEYAGGKMHVPTISTKGSVELIKKAKANDLNITCGVAAHNLLLDDTALVDFDTNYKVNPPLRNKKDVEALRKAVENGIIDVVVSDHHPQDIECKDLEFDLADNGIIALQTAYVSALTGLKGEAEKLVEALSINPRKILGLELPKIEEGEKANLTLFTVTGETKLTEKDIYSKSKNTPFLGKSLQGKVVGCINNNKGCWN